GTTAGGAGaagttaatgtttatgagttttaTGGAGTATGATTCTGCACATGCAAGGTTGGTTTGTTTAAAACTGTGCATTTTCATGTTTACATAATAATGGTGATTCCATTTTGGTTTTTTAGATGTTCTTTGGTCtgttttcatgtttctatccaACTTATGTGTTTACTGTGCAGTTTTGCCAGATTTTGCTGAGGTGTACAGCTTCATTGGCAGTGTCTTTGATCCTGGTACAAGTGGGCACTTGCAAAActgatatagataaagtttttatatttgctgaaactgaaatatatttggtgctactcttataatcttacatctattctaggtactatcgagcacctgaaataatatttggtgcaactaaatacaccacagCCATTGACATTTGTTCTAGGTACGTACAGGCCGTTTAgttgttaaatttttttccttatttctatgcattttcactttaaattacttaacaaatattactttttggactccagcctctgtttgctggtgagagtggagtagaccaggtacgttttattaaggtacgttttaaatattttaaagattcaaagtacataggctggaaacctgaccttatagtattaattatttgaagtatgaataagtatgaattaattttattaccatatatgtagcttgcttgtccattataattacaacaatagctgaccttctctccaaccttattttaaatattttaaagattcaaagtatataggctggaaacctgacgggttgccttatatcgagctgcaagatataatggatcctccctaggtgtaacaacgccacgtatgatgaatcttaaaaaattcaaaaagaattgaaaaaagttctatcgctattgaatatttatataaccttaatttatttccaatttacttataaaaattaaactacgattctttcttgatattattatattcaaattactattttgttatattaaacatgtttgattttaatatttaatatttttaaatgtctttaaaagttataactaatttttatcaaaatagtattattaattattatttgaagtatgaataagtatgaataagtttttatattttggttcaacttaagtattatttgattcaacttaagtatgaattaattttattaccatatatgtagcttgcttgtccattccttattttaaatattttaaagattcaaagtacataggctggaaacctgacgggttgccttatatcgagctgcaagatataatggatcttccctaggtgtaacaatgccacgtatgatgaatcttaaaaaattcaaaaagaattgaaaaaagttctattgctattgaatatttatataaccttaatttatttccaatttacttataaaaattaaactacgattctttcttgatattattatattcaaattactattttgttatattaaacatgtttgattttaatatttaatatttttaaatgtctttaaaattttgttatattaataagatttCCAAAAAAGTTCTATGGAGCTTATAAATAATTCTATTGAccttaaaaaagaattaaaaatttcaacGACTGAATGgccaattataaattattttatcaacataacattattaatcattgtttaaatatattataactaatttttatcaaaatagtattaatattgatcattacttaaataaattacataactcacataacgtacataacaacttacataacttaactaatacaagtagtttaatctaataatttccttaaaagcatatagtttaaaagttcaaatttcataacttacataatctacataacttacataaaacataaatatatatcatatcaagacTTACATAATAAACAACTTACTCGTGAAACTTATtgccaactttagacttcaacaactacgaaatggataggacttggatgaatttctcaagggcaagcaacgagtatcaaaatggagtgcaatcttttttagattttgcatttcacaattcaagccaagagaatatgattctttgcctgtgtaagaagtgtggcaatatctattggcattatcgtgaagttgtctacgaacatctaattgttgatggcttcattcgggggtataaaaaatggattttccatagAGAGTGTACAACTAGTGGAGCCTCTTCGACGATTAATCCGGGTTATCCTTAGTATTGTACAGAATACTACAAATTCGGAAGAAGTaagtactgaacaacagacagttgttggatcttcaagcgtgccggagacacttgacgagtttgtggaagttcaaagtaatgttaagtttattttacaaattgtattaaattttattcctgatttatttttaaatttcaatatagtaataatttattatttttcagctgaaaatggtgggacgcgcagaggtcgaggacgtacgcttctaacagatttatataacttaaattctgtcgagcgtgtcaaagtaactagaaacagccatggtcagcctgttggacaagaagctcgacttttagcaggctatttgggcattatagcacgaaatgccaatatgttgcccatcaactacgaatcatggcataacatgcctgatagcaataaaaatcaagctctctctaatattaaggtaacaaaacgttaatgtaattataatacttttgtttaagtttcatttatatttacttcctaaacttgtgttttttaggataggtttgctttagaggtctctgatgcctatatcaagaaggcattgggtaaaaaatggagagacaataaaagcattttgaaaaaagaatattttaaaaaacccataagcctcgaagaaaaattgcaaaatgtcccaccgggaatgctgaggtaccaatgggaagatgcggttcgattttggaattcgaagaaaggagaggtattatgtacttgcaaactcttataaatttttcggtttatagtatttactatatacgtaataataatttcattatgtaggaccgtaagcgagttggaacaagcagcaggcaaaaacaaaaatttatgcacacggcagggtcgaaaagttttgcttgtgcaGCTCAGGCCGAGGTACTATGgatttattaattctatcaaGTATTAATcactttttactattaaataatatttttactactatattgtaggaagcctcgtctggtcaaaaagttggacgccttcaactttttgacattacgcaCAGGAAAAAAGATGGAACTCCGATGTCATCTgaggctgcagaaattatggtatatttacttaataaaaattgattcattataaatatttataatatttaatcataATGTTTTAATTCTTCGTTTTTATTAgtgtaatttaaataatgttatgttgtattcctttttattgtatatttcgtttctaactctttaactgatttattaggagaaactaaaagataagaaggcagagtatgaagcgactgcttcgactgatagttctgttaattttgaggatattgataacaaaattattaatgaagttttgggtcctgaaaggtatggtcgggttagatttcaaggatctggtgttaacccgacccaatattttggatctacctcgcaccaatacatgccttccgggagtcaaagtcaagctgaagttcagaggttaaaagatcagatagttcagatacaagctagcatagatgagcaaatttctcaacttagagcggaggcagcagcgagggaggcagaggcagcagcgagggaggcggAGCAGAACAGGAAATACaatgaactccagcagcagcttcagtCTATGATGACTATGTTCCACCAATTTCAAAATCCGCCATCAtagacatttgttttcttgtaacttttaacattattttaagaatattttgaatatttatttccaatttatataatatattttttgtataattttgtattatttaaatttgcgTGTTTTGGTTGGGTTGGATTTCATGTTATATTGAATTTCTTGAATTTCTTGCAGGAGGGTTGGATATAGGTGTAAAAATACATATTGCAAAACTGGacaaattagcggcgttttttaaaaaagcgccgttaaaagtacaggtctatagcggcgttttttataaaagccCCACTAAAAGTACATgtatatagcggcgttttttaaaaaagcgccgcaaaaagtacaggtatttagcggcgtttttataaaagcgccgctaaaggtcttggtctttggcggcgtttttataagagcgccgctaaaggtcttggtctttagcggcgttttttgtggTGCTGCATATAGCGACATTTTTTGCGGCTAAAGgcaaaaaaaacgccgctaaaagtctgttttcctgtagtgatcaagacttacataataaacaacttacctgtgtaacttattgccaactttagacttcaacaactacgaaatggataggacttGGATGAATTTCTCAAGGGCAAGCAACGAGTATCAAAATGGAGTGGAATCTTATTTAGATTTTGCATTTTACAattcaagccaagagaatatgattctttgcccgtgtaagaagtgtggcaatatctattggcattatcgtgaagttgtctacgaacatctaattgttgatggcttcattcgggggtataaaaaatagatttgcTATGGAGAGTGTACACCTAGTGGAGCCTCTTCGACGATTAATCTGGGTTATCCTTATAGTGGTTACCGTCAGgatgttagagaagatgacatggaaagTATGATGCGGGATGCACTTAATATGCAGAGTGAATGTTTTCAATCATTTTCACCAAACTATGTTGCATCCGATGATTATAATATCGGTGGGAATACTTTTATGGAAACGAGAATAAGTGTACCGGATGAACAACCAAATGAAGAAGTGGCGAAGTTCTATACGTTACTtggtgaaatgaatgaagaactttatgagggatcaaaagTTTCGAAAATGTCATTCTGTATTCGCTTTttccacttaaaatgtttgggagggtggaccggaaactctttgacaatgctgttagagcttttgagagaaatgttcccgtttgcaaaaatccctcaatcatgtaaagacatgaagaaagtgataaaagatttgggccttgggtacaacaaaattcatagttgcccaaatgattgcatgttgtattggggtgatcgaagaaatcaacagtcttgtcatgtttgcggtaaatctcgttggatgaatagagaTGCAGAAGATGTTAATGAGGATGAATATGGGCCACAGTCAATAAGGAAGCCGAACAAGATTTTGCGATATTTCCCGCTAATCCCATGGCTTCAAAGgctattcatgtcgtcaaagacagccaagtttatgacgtggcatcatgatcaacgaacggatgatggattattaaggcatcttGCAGATTCTTTAgcatggaaatcatttgacaataaatttttaagctttgcaagtgatcctcgGAGTGTAAGGCTTAGGTTAGCATCTTacggatttaatccttttaaaatcatgagcacctcgtacagtacttggcctgtagtccttgttccttataatttgcctccatggctctgcatgaagcaatcttctttgatattatctatgattatccccggAGAGAAAGGCTTCGAAAATGATATTGACATACatctgcagccacttattgaagagttaaaacaattatggacGAGTGTTGAGAcgtatgatgtattgagaaagaAGAACTTTTACCTACGTGCTGCTTTgctgtggacaattaatgatttcccggcatATGAGAATTTATCTGGTTAGAGTACCagaggacgttatgcttgtccttgttgtgctgctcaAACGTGTTCacagtggttatataatgggaaaaAGTTCTGctatatggggcatcgtcggtggttagatgaaaatcatagCTATAGATTTCAGAGGGcttatttgacggtactgaagagttaaaaaaagctcctgagcagaccattggatctgaaatcttattcatgttaaaagatatggatTTCAGTTACGGGAAGCTGAATTAACCATCTAACAGGCAAACAAATAGacgatcgagggatgaatctgatgatgaatctgacgaggaggatgaccctaatgaggtggacttgtggaagaaaataagtatttttttagttgccttattgggagcatcacatattatgccacaatcttgatgtgatgcatattgagaagaatgtctgcgagaacatcatccagacaattttgaacgtcgatggtaaatcaaaagataatcttcagtgtcgacttgatttagttcacatgggcattaggcgtgatcttcatccccaagtacttcctaatggaaaatattggttgccgcctacaatttttgcaatgtcaaaggaagagaaagaaatgttctgcatggtgttgaaggatataaaggttccggatgcgtatgcatcaaatatatctcgatgtgtaagtcttaaagatcgaagactatattcattaaaatcacatgactatcacatcttgatgcaagatctacttccagttgctttacggtgttgtatgtcaaagaaggtaacgtcctgtataattgaactgtccaatataatgaaagcaatttgtggcaaagttctgaatgttgaagaacttgaaaaagtacaagatcgagccgctttgacattatgcaatttagagaagatctttccaccttccttcttcactattatggtgcaccttGTCATTCATCTCCCTCGTGAAGCAATAATTGGTGGGCCGATTTTCTATCGTTGGATGTATCCAattgaaaggtgctaatttatttcaaaGGCATTCACCTTTATACTTATAGTTACcagttttgataatgttgtatatggtgtttaggatcctaagcaaattgaagtcttattgccaTAACAAGCGTTATccggaaggatcaattgctgaaggctacttggcaaaTGAGTGTATGACATTCttttctagatatttagaagatgttgaaacaagattgaatagaccaagtagaaatgccggACTCAATGATcctaacttggccgaaacttatttatttcaaagttatggagaaccaatcggcaaagttgaaattgcagaattagatgaccgatcttggatacaagcacatagatatgttcttttccaccacgatgcacttgaacaattacgcaagtaagttctagaatatgataaatattcatctttttttatttgtttattttttaacgaattaaacatgtttttaacatagtgagtacaaacaaatcttaagatctcgttcacgctcacgaagattacaacatcgcgaGATTAATAGGTTATTCGCAGAATATTTTCATGAAttgttaagccaaacggtatgcaactcaacattttattgacaaataataatgttttctcataacatttacaattactcaatttacttttgattcaataggtttggagtgggaatgtcgttaatgacgaagttaaatggctttctcaAGGTTTGAatcgagtagtaaaaagatatagtggcttcatcatgaatggattcagatttcataccaaatatcgcgaaagattgaggagaactcaaaattgtggagtagttgttaattctttaattacaagttacgctagtgctagggacagtaatcctgtcgagggaaatttggagtattacggacttctaaccgacattattgagttggattgctatggaaaatggaaagttgtcttatttcgatgtgattgggctgatgctaatactgctcgcggaattaaaaatgatcagtttggttttacaatggtgaatttctctcaattaattcacactggagaacctttgatagacgagccgtatgtattttcttctcaagttaaacaagttttttactcgaaaaaTCCAATTGATGAGgattggtacgttgtactccaaaacacccctagagacttgtttgacgtggggaatggaagtagagatgacatcgttgaaagatcagaaactttaccttttccagaacaaaacttaaatgaaaatatccctagtactagtacacaatttcaatgggttcgtgaGGATGTGGACGAAGATATTTACgatttatgatgtagtaagattttatgattttttatttatatgtaattttataattttaacattggtcatgttatataatttaactattttatatttactattgttgttatttcttactaaaattttaactattttatgtgttgcaggaaaaatgcctagaagaagattaagagatcttagtattgtacagaatactacaaattcggaagaagtaagtattgaacagcagacagttgttggatcttcaagcgtgccggagacacttgacgagtctgtggaatttcaaagtaatgttaagtttattttacaaattgtattaaattttattactgatttatttttaaattttaatatagtaataatatattatttttcagctgaaaatggtgggacgcgcagaggtcgaggacgtacgcttctaacagatttatataacttaaattctgtcgagcgtgtcaaagtaactagaaacagccatggtcagcctgttggacaagaagctcgacttttagtaggctatttgggcattatagcacgaaatgccaatatgttgcccatcaactacgaatcatggcataacatgcccgatagcaataaaaatcaagctctctctaatattaaggtaacaaaacgttaatgtaatttataatactttggttttaagtttcatttatatttatttcctaaacttgtgttttttaggagaggtttgctttagaggtctctgatgcctatatcaagaaggcattgggtaaaaaatggagagaccataaaagcattttgaaaaaagaatattttaaaaaacccataagcctcgaagaaaaattgcaaaatgtcccaccgggaatgctgaggtaccaatgggaagatgcggttcgattttggaattcgaagaaatgagaggtattatgtacttgcaaactcttataaatttttcggtttatagtatttactatatacgtaataataattttattatgtaggacCATGAGCGAGTTGGaaaagcagcaggcaaaaacaaaaatttacgcacacggcagggtcgagaagttttgct
This window of the Gossypium hirsutum isolate 1008001.06 chromosome A09, Gossypium_hirsutum_v2.1, whole genome shotgun sequence genome carries:
- the LOC107942161 gene encoding uncharacterized protein, whose translation is MHTAGSKSFACAAQAEEASSGQKVGRLQLFDITHRKKDGTPMSSEAAEIMEKLKDKKAEYEATASTDSSVNFEDIDNKIINEVLGPERYGRVRFQGSGVNPTQYFGSTSHQYMPSGSQSQAEVQRLKDQIVQIQASIDEQISQLRAEAAAREAEAAAREAEQNRKYNELQQQLQSMMTMFHQFQNPPS